The Halomonas binhaiensis nucleotide sequence AAGCAGCCCTTGCCACAGTGGCTGAGGGGGCGGAAGAAGAGGGCTTCGAGGGCGAAGACGAAGCACGCCCGGTGCGTCGGGAAGCACCCAAGGTTGGGCGTAATGATCCTTGCCCCTGCGGTTCTGGCAAGAAATACAAGCAGTGCTGCGGCAAGCTGAACTGAGGGCGCCTGCCTGAAACGTTTGTGTGGGAGAATCATGCAGATTCGCTTTATCCTGCACAATGTTTCCGTGTGGCTCCAGATGCGATTCGAGGTCAGGCCCCGGCGTTGGGGCGACCAATGTAAGGAGATAAATCAATGGCAGTGGGTGACAACCGCTTCCCTGACATGCCGAGCATAGAGGGTGTGCGTCTGGGTACCGCAATGGCGGGAATCAAGAAGCCTGGTCGCCGCGATCTGGCGCTGATCGAGATCGCTGAGGGAGCCTCGGTAGCGGGCACATTCACCCGCAATGCCTTCTGCGCCGCTCCGGTGCATGTCGCCAAGGCTCACCTGGCAGAGGCCGTGGCTTCGTCCCAGGGGGTGCGTTATCTGGTCATCAACACAGGTAATGCCAACGCTGGAACCGGGGACATTGGCATGCGGGATGCGCGAGAAACCTGTTCGGCACTGGCGCGTCTCGGTGGTGTCGCCGACTGCTCTGTACTGCCGTTTTCTACCGGGGTGATCGGTGAGTCGCTGCCGATGGATCGGTTGCTGGCGGGCCTGCCAGCCGCCTTGGAAGCCTTGGCCGATGATAGCGATGCCTGGAAGCTGGCTGCTGAGGGCATTCTGACGACTGATACTCGAATCAAGGGTGCTAGTCGCCGCATCGAGTTGAGTAGCGGAGTCGTTACTCTGAATGGCATCACCAAGGGCTCAGGGATGATTCGGCCCAACATGGCCACCATGCTGGGATTTGTTGCCACGGATGCCGGTATCGAACAGGCCGTGCTGGAAGAGCTGCTGCGCGCCGGGGTGAAGCGCTCCTTCAACAGCATCACCGTGGATAGCGACACTTCCACCAATGACGCCTGCATGTTGATTGCTACCGGCAAGGCGGCTCGTGTGGAAAGCGAGGAAGACCTGAAAAGGTTCCGCGCGGCACTGGATGAAGTGTTGATCGAGCTGGCTCAAGCCATCATTCGTGATGGTGAAGGTGCTACCAAGTTCGTGACGCTGCAGGTTGATGGTGCCACGAACGAGGACGAAGCCCGTGAAGTGGCCTTCACCGTAGCGCATTCGCCGCTGGTCAAGACGGCGCTTTATGCCAGCGATGCCAACTGGGGGCGTATCCTGGCGGCAGTGGGGCGTGCCTCGGTGGAAGACTTCGATGTCGACAAGGTGGTCATCGATCTCGGCGGGGTCCGCCTGGTACAGAATGGTGGGCGTGCAGCAAGTTATACCGAAGAAGCCGGTAGTGCGGTTATGGCGCGTGAAGAGATCGAGATTCGAATAGATCTCGGGCGTGGTGATGCTGCCGCCACGGTCTGGACATCGGATCTGTCGCATGACTATGTATCGATCAACGCAGACTATCGCAGTTAAGTCGATCATTAAGCGCCGCGGTCAAGCATCAATGCTTTCGGTGAGAGGCATTCAGGAACACCGGGGAAAACATCTGGCGGGCATGGGCTCGCAGCTAAGCTGGTAGGGTTGAATGGACACAATTGTAAAGAGAAGGGTGCACGTAGCGGCGGCAGCCATCGTCAGTAGCGACGATAAACAGGTGCTCTTGGCACGTCGCCCCTCCAATGTCGATCAGGGTGGCCTGTGGGAGTTTCCGGGCGGCAAGCTGGCACCCTATGAGACAGGTCTGGAAGCACTCAAGCGTGAATTGCACGAGGAACTCGGTATCGAGATTCTTCGCGCTCAACCGTTGATTCGCATTCATCACGAATATCCTGACAAGCACATCCTGCTGGATGTATGGCAAGTCCGGGACTTCGCTGGTGAACCCTTCGGTCGTGAAGGTCAGGCTGTTCGCTGGGTGCCGATGGAAGAGCTGCACAGCTACCCGTTCCCGGCTGCCAATCTACCTATTCTTCGGGCTGTCATGCTGCCATGCGAATTCCTCATCACTGGAGAGGAAGGCGATGAGGCGGCATTCGACGCCAAGCTGGAAAAAGCACTCAAGGAAGATGGTGTCCGGCTTGTGCAGTTGCGAGCCAAGGGGCTGGATGAAGATGCCTACGTTGCTCGAGCAGAGCGCGCCCTGGGGTTGTGCCGTCAGTATGGTGCTCGCCTGGTGCTCAACGCAGAGCCAGAGTTGTTGAAGCGTGTGGATGCCGATGGCATTCACCTGACCAGTCAGCGCCTGATGAGCTTGGAACGACGTCCTATCATCGACAGCAAGTGGTTGTCAGCATCTACCCACGACAAGGCGCAGCTCGATCAGGCTGCACGCATCGGCTGTGACTTTGTCACGTTGTCGCCATTGCGCACGACACCTTCTCACCCGGAAGTGCCGCCGATCGGCTGGCATGACTTCCAGGAACTGGTGGAGCGTGCAGGGATGCCGGTCTTTGCCCTTGGCGGCATGACCCGGCACGATGCCAACCATGCTCGAGCCGTGGGCGCTCAAGGTATTGCCTCTATCCGCGACTTCTGGAGTTGATGGACTGCTGATGGATGCAGGCATGGCCATGATGCAGAAAGCCCGGGGAATTTCCCGGGCTTTCTGCATTTAGGGAGAGATCCTGATGTCTGTGTAACGCAGTTTGAGCCAGCGCAGGCACTTTTTGAACAGGGTCTAGTTAAACAGGGCCTAGTCGCGCAGGCGCCGGGTCAGGTCCCCATACGCATCAACCCGGCGATCACGCAGATAGGGCCACCAGCGGCGTACGTTCTCGCCATGATCCAGGTCGAGTGTCACCAGCATGCGCTCGGACTCGGTGCCCGCATGGGCCAGAAGTTCTCCTTGAGGGCCACAGACGAAGCTTCCGCCCCAGAAATCAATACCAGCGCCGACGCCAGACAAGTCTGGCTCATGGCCAACACGGTTGGCGACCAGCACTGGAATACCGTTAGCCACGCCGTGGCTGCGCTGGATGATGGTCCAGGCGTCTTTCTGACGGGTCTTCTCAGTCTCATCGTCCTGGGGGTTCCAACCGATGGCGGTGGGATAAAGGAGCAGCTCTGCCCCTGCCAGGGCCATCAGGCGGGCTGCCTCGGGGTACCACTGATCCCAGCAGACCAGCACACCCAGGCGGCCCACAGAAGTGTCGATGGGAGTGAAGCCTTCGTTCCGTGCAGCGTCATGGTCCCCAGGAGTGAAGTAGAACTTCTCGTAGAAGCCCGGGTCATCCGGAATATGCATCTTGCGATACTGGCCGACCACTCCCCGCTTTCCGTCGTAGACCACCGCGGTGTTGTGGTAGACGCCAGGTGCCCGGCGTTCGAACAACGAGCCCATCAGGACAATATCGAGTTCTGCGGCCAGCTCCGCCAGACGGGTTCCGGTGGGGCCGTCCAGGGGTTCGGCCAGGTCGAATAGCTCGGTATCTTCATATTGGCAGAAGTAATGGGTGGCATGCAGTTCCTGCAGCATCACCAGTTTGGCGCCCTTGGCGGCGAGCTCACGAATACCAGCCTCGCTTTCGGCGAGGCTCTTGGACTTGTCCGGCCAGGCGGCCTGTTGAACCAGGCCGACAGTGAGTTGGCGTGTCATGGTGTGTCTCCTTGGAGATGGGCATGGGAGGCGGCGAGAGCCCCGCGAGGCCATTGCATGGTCAGGCAGTGCAGGCTGCCATGCTGTCGGATGGCGGTACTGGCATCCACTGCCAGGATGTCGCGCCCCGGAAAAGCCATGGCCAGAGCGTTCAAGGCCTCGCGGTCATGGCTGTCTCCATACACCGGAACCAGCACCGCACCATTGATGATCAGGAAGTTGGCATAGGTCGCAGGTAGACGGTGGCCATCATCTGCATCGTAACAGGCTTGAGGCCAGGGCAGGGGAATCAGGCGATAGGGAGTCCCATCCGCTTGGCGCAAGGCCTGGAGTTCCTGCTCCATGGCGTCGAGTGCGGCAAAATGAGGATCATCCGGGTTGTCGCAACGCACGTAGGCAATCGTGCAGGGATCGCAGAAGCGTGCCAGGGTATCGATATGGCTGTCGGTGTCATCACCTTCCAAGTGGCCATGGCGTAGCCACAATACCCGTTCGATGCCCAATGCTTCCTTGAGCTGGGCTTCCATGGCATTGCGATCCAGCTCAGGGTTGCGATTTGGGTTGAGCAGGCAAGCTTCGGTGGTCAGTAGCGTTCCTTGCCCATCGGTTTCCAGAGCGCCGCCTTCCAGTATCAGGTCGTGGCTGACCAGCTCACAGGCCAGGAGTCCTGCATCGGACAGCTGTTGGCTGATGCAATTGTCGCGTGAAGCGGGAAACTTGCCGCCCCAGCCGGTGAAGACGAAGTCATGCAGGCACAGGTTGCCGCTCTCATCCGCTGTCGCGAGTGGGCCGTGATCTCTGGCCCAGGTATCGTCGCTGTCGACGACAGTCACAACCAGATGCTTCGGGTCAGCGCCACGTTGCTGCAGGCGCTTGGTCAGTTCTGTGCGAATCGTGTCACTGGGCACGCCAATGACCACGCTTTGATAACGACTGGTAATCAGGGCGATCTGTTCGAGCATATGCTCGATGGAGGCAAGCATAGGAGCCCAGTCGCCGTCATGGCGTGGCCAGGTCAACTGGACTGCATCCTGAGGATGCCATTCGGGAAGGAGACGCTGCATGGATGGCCTCGAAGCAGGAATGGGGAGAGGCCGAAATGTAGGCTTGAGTGCACGAAGATGCAAGGATCTCGCAAATCACACCCTAGAGCGATGCAGCGGACGCTAAAAAACCGTACCATGTCGGCCTGCCGACAAGGAAAGAGTCCATGCTTGACCGACTACCGTTTCTGATCGGGCTACGCTATGTGCGAGCCAGGCGACGTAATCATTTCATCTCCTTCATTTCATTGACCTCCATGCTCGGTCTGACCCTCGGGGTTGCCGTGTTGATCCTGGTGTTGTCTGTCATGAATGGCTTCGACCGGGAACTGCGCGAGCGAATACTGGGCATGGTGCCCCACGTGCAGATCGAAGAGGCCGGAGGCATGACCGACTGGGAGCCTCTGGCCGAGCGCCTCATGCAGCATGAGCATGTCATCGGGGCTGCGCCTTATATCGAACAGCAGGGCATGTTCTCTGTGAATGGCCACAATCAGGGCGGCATGGTCAATGGCATCATGCCCGACTGGGAAAGTCGCGTATCCATCGTCGATGAGCATATGCAGCGGGGTAGTCTCGACGACCTCAAGCCAGGCTCCTGGAATGTGGTGCTGGGCTCGATCCTGGCGCGCAACCTGGGCGTTGGCGTGGGAGATAGCGTTACCCTGATGGTGCCTGAGGCCTCGATTACACCCGGGGGGGTCTTCCCTCGCCTCAAGCGGTTCACGGTCAGCGGCATCTTCAGCGTGGGGGCCGACCTCGATTCTGCACTGGCCTATGCCAACATCAAGGATATGCAGACTCTGGCGCGTATGGGCGATTCCGTGGGTGGCCTGCGGCTTGAACTCGATGACCTGTTCCTGTCGGGAGGCGTGACGCAGGATATCGTCAACCAGCTTGGTCAGGGGTATCGCGGTTTCGACTGGACCTTCACCCGGGGCAATCTGTTCCAGGCAATCCAGATGGAGAAGCGCATGATCGGCTTGCTGTTGACGGTGATCGTCGCGGTGGCTGCTTTCAATATCGTTTCCACTCTGGTCATGGTCGTTACCGACAAGCATGCGGATATCGCGATTCTGCGCACCATTGGTGCCACGCCGCGTTCGATCATGGGCATCTTCATCGTTCAGGGCCTTGCCATCGGCATCATCGGCATTGTGATCGGGGTGATTCTAGGCATCATCCTGGCCTTGACCGTGTCTGACATCATTGCCTTTGTCGAAAACACCTTTGGCATCCACTTCCTTGATGCGGGTGTCTATTTCGTCAGCGAGCTGCCATCCCAGCTGATATGGAGCGATGTCGGCCAGATCGTAACGGCGGCGTTCGTGCTGACGTTCCTTTCCACCCTGTACCCGGCCTGGCGAGCGGCACGGGTCCAGCCAGCGGAGGTGTTGCGCTATGAGTGATGCAGCGATCCAACAGACAACGCCGCGCGAGATCATGCTGGAATGCCAAGGGCTGTCACGCGTCTACAGTGAAGGCCCCCATGATCTGGTTGTGCTCGACGACTTGTCGTTGCAGGTGCGGGCAGGAGAGCGTGTGGCGGTGGTCGGCAGCTCCGGCTCCGGCAAGACTACGCTGCTCAACCTGCTGGGTGGTCTCGACCTGCCCAGTGCCGGTGAGGTGAATGTGGGCGGTACCGTGCTGCATGAGCTGAGTGAGGCCGAGATTGGCCTGTTTCGTAATCAGCACATCGGCTTCGTCTACCAGTTCCATCACCTGCTGGCGGAGTTCTCTGCTGTGGAGAATGTGGCATTGCCGCTGATCATTCGTGGTCAGCGCAAGAAGGCTGCTGAGGAACAGGCCATGAGGCTGCTGTCTCGCGTAGGTATGGAGGCGCGAGCTGACCACAAACCAGGTGAGCTGTCAGGAGGGGAGCGTCAACGCGTAGCGATTGCCCGTGCCTTGGTGACGGATCCCAGTCTGATGCTGATGGATGAGCCGACCGGCAACCTGGACCAGCACACTGCCGCCAGCATCCTTTCTCTGATCGATGAGCTGGCAGCCACGGCTCGCTGTGCCTTCGTCATCGTGACTCACGATCAAGGGCTTGCTGCACACCAGGACAGAGTGCTGCGCCTGGATGAAGGGCGTCTGCATCAGGAATGATGTGCTGAAATAAGCTTCTGTGAATAAAAAGGCCACCTTCGGGTGGCCTTTTTTGCTATGACTGGGGCTAGAAAGGCTTATATGCAGTTAACCACGTTGCCGGGCTTGCCTGCGTCGGTGGGTCCTGGCTTTCCAGCTACGCAGTACATGCCAGCGCCAGATCAGACGGATGACCAGGTTGGCCACAAGGCCGGTGACGACAGCAGCGACCAGCGAGCCAACGATCAGAGAAGGTAGAATCTCCATCAACTGCATTTTCAGCCAATGAGTCGTCAGTTGCTCTGGTGCCTGCAGGGCGGGGGTCTGCAGCAGCCAGGCGCCCAGTGTGTAGTTGGCATAATAGATCAGCGGCATGGTCAATGGATTGGTGATCCATACCAGGGCCACGGAAAGGGGCAGGTTGCAACGTGCCAGGCGAGCACCGAAGGCGGCCACTACCATCTGCATGGGAATCGGGAGCAAAGCACTGAATAGGCCGACGGAAAAAGCATTGGCCACGCTGCGGCGCGACAGCATCCACAGGGCAGGGTCGCCAATCAGGTGCGCCATGCAACGCAAGGTTCGCTGCCGCCTCAGAGAGTCGGGATCGGGCAAGTAACGTTGCAATAGTCGACGCGGCATGGTGGCCCAGTTCGCAGCTTAGGGTGCGAGGCTATTATCCATACTAGCCGATGGCGTTGCCATGACATCGGCCAACGCAAGGAGGCGTTATGGATGGTAGGCATGGATGTTTTGCATGAATAGGTCGGCTAGCCGGGGGTACGGGCTCGCGTTTCCCTTGGCGCTAGGCTGCATGTTTGGCGGGCTGGCTTTCCATATGGGAGGAAATGCCTGGGAAGCGGCCGGTCCACTGTTGGCGGTCTTGTTGCTGTCAGGTCTGGCTGGGCGTTGTTGGCCAGCGGTGGTGGTGTGCCTGGCGGCGCTTTGGGTGATGACATCACTGCTGGTTGATAAAGGAGGGGAGCTTGCCGATGGGCTGTCAGGGCAGCTATTGATTGTCGAAGCTCGGGTACTGTCCAGTGATCTGGATGACCGTGGTACCCAGCGCCTCGTCTTGCAGGTCGAAGACTGTCACCCGCTAGATCCTTCTTTGCCCTCTTGTACACCATTGCAGCGCATTCGCGTCACCCGCTATGCCGATAACGGTTATTCCGATCGTGGCAAGGCGCCTGCAGATGATTTGGAGCAACCTCAAACCGGTGAGCGTTGGCGTCTAGGGGTAAAGCTGTGGCCGCCGTGGGGCATGTCGAATCCCGGTACTTTCGATTACCAAGGCTGGCTATGGCGAGAAGGGA carries:
- a CDS encoding DUF2062 domain-containing protein, which translates into the protein MPRRLLQRYLPDPDSLRRQRTLRCMAHLIGDPALWMLSRRSVANAFSVGLFSALLPIPMQMVVAAFGARLARCNLPLSVALVWITNPLTMPLIYYANYTLGAWLLQTPALQAPEQLTTHWLKMQLMEILPSLIVGSLVAAVVTGLVANLVIRLIWRWHVLRSWKARTHRRRQARQRG
- a CDS encoding ABC transporter ATP-binding protein — translated: MSDAAIQQTTPREIMLECQGLSRVYSEGPHDLVVLDDLSLQVRAGERVAVVGSSGSGKTTLLNLLGGLDLPSAGEVNVGGTVLHELSEAEIGLFRNQHIGFVYQFHHLLAEFSAVENVALPLIIRGQRKKAAEEQAMRLLSRVGMEARADHKPGELSGGERQRVAIARALVTDPSLMLMDEPTGNLDQHTAASILSLIDELAATARCAFVIVTHDQGLAAHQDRVLRLDEGRLHQE
- a CDS encoding agmatine deiminase family protein, with the protein product MQRLLPEWHPQDAVQLTWPRHDGDWAPMLASIEHMLEQIALITSRYQSVVIGVPSDTIRTELTKRLQQRGADPKHLVVTVVDSDDTWARDHGPLATADESGNLCLHDFVFTGWGGKFPASRDNCISQQLSDAGLLACELVSHDLILEGGALETDGQGTLLTTEACLLNPNRNPELDRNAMEAQLKEALGIERVLWLRHGHLEGDDTDSHIDTLARFCDPCTIAYVRCDNPDDPHFAALDAMEQELQALRQADGTPYRLIPLPWPQACYDADDGHRLPATYANFLIINGAVLVPVYGDSHDREALNALAMAFPGRDILAVDASTAIRQHGSLHCLTMQWPRGALAASHAHLQGDTP
- the argJ gene encoding bifunctional glutamate N-acetyltransferase/amino-acid acetyltransferase ArgJ — protein: MAVGDNRFPDMPSIEGVRLGTAMAGIKKPGRRDLALIEIAEGASVAGTFTRNAFCAAPVHVAKAHLAEAVASSQGVRYLVINTGNANAGTGDIGMRDARETCSALARLGGVADCSVLPFSTGVIGESLPMDRLLAGLPAALEALADDSDAWKLAAEGILTTDTRIKGASRRIELSSGVVTLNGITKGSGMIRPNMATMLGFVATDAGIEQAVLEELLRAGVKRSFNSITVDSDTSTNDACMLIATGKAARVESEEDLKRFRAALDEVLIELAQAIIRDGEGATKFVTLQVDGATNEDEAREVAFTVAHSPLVKTALYASDANWGRILAAVGRASVEDFDVDKVVIDLGGVRLVQNGGRAASYTEEAGSAVMAREEIEIRIDLGRGDAAATVWTSDLSHDYVSINADYRS
- a CDS encoding carbon-nitrogen hydrolase, which codes for MTRQLTVGLVQQAAWPDKSKSLAESEAGIRELAAKGAKLVMLQELHATHYFCQYEDTELFDLAEPLDGPTGTRLAELAAELDIVLMGSLFERRAPGVYHNTAVVYDGKRGVVGQYRKMHIPDDPGFYEKFYFTPGDHDAARNEGFTPIDTSVGRLGVLVCWDQWYPEAARLMALAGAELLLYPTAIGWNPQDDETEKTRQKDAWTIIQRSHGVANGIPVLVANRVGHEPDLSGVGAGIDFWGGSFVCGPQGELLAHAGTESERMLVTLDLDHGENVRRWWPYLRDRRVDAYGDLTRRLRD
- a CDS encoding lipoprotein-releasing ABC transporter permease subunit, with the translated sequence MLDRLPFLIGLRYVRARRRNHFISFISLTSMLGLTLGVAVLILVLSVMNGFDRELRERILGMVPHVQIEEAGGMTDWEPLAERLMQHEHVIGAAPYIEQQGMFSVNGHNQGGMVNGIMPDWESRVSIVDEHMQRGSLDDLKPGSWNVVLGSILARNLGVGVGDSVTLMVPEASITPGGVFPRLKRFTVSGIFSVGADLDSALAYANIKDMQTLARMGDSVGGLRLELDDLFLSGGVTQDIVNQLGQGYRGFDWTFTRGNLFQAIQMEKRMIGLLLTVIVAVAAFNIVSTLVMVVTDKHADIAILRTIGATPRSIMGIFIVQGLAIGIIGIVIGVILGIILALTVSDIIAFVENTFGIHFLDAGVYFVSELPSQLIWSDVGQIVTAAFVLTFLSTLYPAWRAARVQPAEVLRYE
- a CDS encoding Nudix family hydrolase, which codes for MDTIVKRRVHVAAAAIVSSDDKQVLLARRPSNVDQGGLWEFPGGKLAPYETGLEALKRELHEELGIEILRAQPLIRIHHEYPDKHILLDVWQVRDFAGEPFGREGQAVRWVPMEELHSYPFPAANLPILRAVMLPCEFLITGEEGDEAAFDAKLEKALKEDGVRLVQLRAKGLDEDAYVARAERALGLCRQYGARLVLNAEPELLKRVDADGIHLTSQRLMSLERRPIIDSKWLSASTHDKAQLDQAARIGCDFVTLSPLRTTPSHPEVPPIGWHDFQELVERAGMPVFALGGMTRHDANHARAVGAQGIASIRDFWS